From Micromonospora nigra, one genomic window encodes:
- the aspS gene encoding aspartate--tRNA ligase translates to MIRTHDAGSLRATDAGTTVTLAGWVARRRDHGGVIFVDLRDGSGVVQVVFREEDAHALRNEFCVKVTGEVTRRPEGNENPDLPTGEIEVTASGLVVLSEAAPLPLPVDDQVEAGDDIRLRYRYLDLRRGGPARAMRLRSRANQLARSVLHERDFLEIETPTLTRSTPEGARDFLVPVRLQPGSWYALPQSPQLFKQLLMVGGMERYYQIARCYRDEDFRADRQPEFTQLDIEMSFVTEDDVIDLGEAIVATLWKDLAGHEIPRPIPRITWHDAMARYGSDKPDLRYGVELTELTDHLRGTTFRVFAGAIDAGGYVGAVVMPGGAAQTRKELDGWQDWAKARGAKGLAYVVLDAETGEPRGPVAKNLSAEHLAGLADAVGAKPGDAIFFAASAQTREAQELLGAARIEIAKRSGLVDESAWAFCWVVDAPMFERTSDEIGGAGGWTAVHHPFTSPNAEWEGRFEEAPDRALAYAYDIVCNGNEIGGGSIRIHRRDVQQRVFDLLGITPEEAQDKFGFLLEAFSYGPPPHGGIAFGWDRVCMLLAGADSIREVIAFPKTRGGFDPLTGAPTPITAQQRTEAGIDAKPKPPAASHTGTAGPAAPVSDPT, encoded by the coding sequence GTGATCCGTACCCATGACGCCGGCAGCCTGCGCGCGACGGACGCCGGCACCACGGTGACGCTCGCCGGGTGGGTGGCCCGCCGGCGCGACCACGGCGGTGTCATCTTCGTCGACCTGCGCGACGGCTCCGGCGTCGTCCAGGTGGTGTTCCGCGAGGAGGACGCGCACGCGCTGCGCAACGAGTTCTGCGTCAAGGTCACCGGGGAGGTGACCCGCCGCCCGGAGGGCAACGAGAACCCCGACCTGCCGACCGGCGAGATCGAGGTGACCGCCAGCGGGCTGGTGGTGCTCTCCGAGGCCGCCCCGCTGCCGCTGCCCGTCGACGACCAGGTCGAGGCCGGCGACGACATTCGACTGCGCTACCGCTACCTCGACCTGCGCCGCGGCGGCCCGGCGCGGGCCATGCGGCTGCGCTCGCGGGCCAACCAGCTCGCCCGCTCGGTGCTGCACGAGCGAGACTTCCTGGAGATCGAGACTCCGACGCTGACCCGGTCCACTCCGGAGGGCGCCCGCGACTTCCTGGTGCCGGTGCGTCTGCAGCCCGGCAGCTGGTACGCGCTGCCGCAGTCGCCGCAGCTGTTCAAGCAGCTGCTGATGGTCGGCGGCATGGAGCGCTACTACCAGATCGCCCGCTGCTACCGCGACGAGGACTTCCGCGCCGACCGGCAGCCGGAGTTCACCCAGCTCGACATCGAGATGTCCTTCGTCACCGAGGACGACGTGATCGACCTCGGTGAGGCGATCGTGGCGACCCTGTGGAAGGACCTGGCCGGTCACGAGATCCCGCGCCCGATCCCGCGGATCACCTGGCACGACGCGATGGCCCGGTACGGCTCCGACAAGCCCGACCTGCGCTACGGCGTCGAGCTGACCGAGCTGACCGACCACCTGCGCGGCACGACGTTCCGGGTGTTCGCCGGGGCGATCGACGCGGGGGGCTACGTCGGCGCGGTCGTGATGCCGGGCGGTGCGGCGCAGACCCGCAAGGAACTGGACGGCTGGCAGGACTGGGCCAAGGCGCGCGGCGCGAAGGGCCTGGCGTACGTGGTGCTCGACGCCGAGACCGGCGAGCCGCGCGGGCCGGTGGCGAAGAACCTGTCGGCCGAGCACCTTGCCGGCCTGGCCGATGCGGTCGGCGCGAAGCCGGGCGACGCGATCTTCTTCGCGGCCAGTGCGCAGACGCGGGAGGCGCAGGAGCTGCTCGGCGCGGCCCGCATCGAGATCGCCAAGCGCTCCGGCCTGGTCGACGAGAGCGCATGGGCGTTCTGCTGGGTGGTCGACGCCCCGATGTTCGAACGGACGTCGGACGAGATTGGCGGGGCGGGCGGCTGGACGGCCGTGCACCACCCGTTCACCTCCCCGAACGCCGAGTGGGAGGGCCGCTTCGAGGAGGCCCCCGACCGGGCGCTGGCCTACGCGTACGACATCGTCTGCAACGGCAACGAGATCGGCGGCGGCTCCATCCGTATCCACCGGCGTGACGTGCAGCAGCGGGTCTTCGACCTCCTCGGCATCACCCCCGAGGAGGCGCAGGACAAGTTCGGCTTCCTGCTGGAGGCGTTCTCGTACGGCCCGCCGCCGCACGGTGGCATCGCGTTCGGCTGGGACCGGGTGTGCATGCTGCTGGCCGGTGCCGACTCGATCCGTGAGGTCATCGCCTTCCCGAAGACCCGGGGCGGCTTCGACCCGCTGACCGGCGCGCCGACGCCGATCACCGCACAGCAGCGCACCGAGGCCGGCATCGACGCCAAGCCCAAGCCGCCTGCGGCTTCCCACACCGGCACCGCCGGCCCGGCCGCCCCGGTTTCCGACCCGACCTGA
- a CDS encoding glycosyltransferase family 2 protein, translating into MRTAPLVSVIVPNYNYAQPLRHCLAALAAQTHGPLEVIVVDDGSTDDSVAVADSFGVRVLRTPVNSGPSVARNIGAEAARGEILMFVDSDVALAPDAVANAVAILAAEPGVGAVCGNYDTVPMTPGGVVRDYRNLYRHWWFRIAEGSITGFMSTAIVAVPSRVWDEVGPWNPRLTQSEGADVVERLTARYEVRMTSTVLGRHDDDATLRIALSKVFTRTRVHIPFFLHRRRVVGVVTSAESGTGLASWLAAATAPLPLVAGPVWAALPALLLLAWLLSDARMYRFVLRTRGLPFTVVYAALHLLVNLTIGVGVAAGLVQWLVSRRFRRLYEEQAVAA; encoded by the coding sequence GTGCGAACCGCACCCCTGGTCTCGGTGATCGTGCCCAACTACAACTACGCCCAGCCGTTGCGTCACTGCCTGGCCGCGCTGGCCGCGCAGACCCACGGGCCGTTGGAGGTGATCGTGGTCGACGACGGCAGCACCGACGACTCGGTCGCGGTGGCCGACTCCTTCGGCGTCCGGGTGCTGCGTACGCCGGTCAACAGCGGCCCGTCGGTGGCCCGCAACATCGGCGCGGAGGCCGCCCGCGGCGAGATCCTGATGTTCGTCGACTCCGACGTGGCGCTCGCCCCCGACGCCGTCGCCAACGCCGTGGCGATCCTCGCGGCCGAGCCCGGCGTCGGCGCGGTCTGCGGCAACTACGACACCGTGCCGATGACCCCCGGCGGCGTCGTCCGGGACTACCGCAACCTCTACCGGCACTGGTGGTTCCGGATCGCCGAGGGCAGCATCACCGGTTTCATGTCCACCGCGATCGTCGCCGTGCCGAGCAGGGTCTGGGACGAGGTGGGTCCGTGGAACCCCCGGCTGACCCAGAGCGAGGGCGCCGACGTGGTCGAGCGGCTCACCGCCCGTTACGAGGTGCGGATGACCTCGACCGTCCTCGGCCGGCACGACGACGACGCCACCCTGCGGATCGCCCTGTCGAAGGTGTTCACCCGCACCCGGGTGCACATTCCGTTCTTCCTCCACCGCAGGCGGGTCGTCGGCGTGGTCACCTCGGCCGAGTCCGGCACCGGCCTGGCGTCCTGGCTGGCCGCCGCCACGGCGCCGCTGCCGCTGGTCGCCGGCCCGGTGTGGGCGGCGCTACCGGCGCTGCTGCTGCTGGCCTGGCTGTTGTCGGACGCCCGGATGTACCGCTTCGTGCTGCGCACCCGGGGCCTGCCCTTCACCGTCGTGTACGCCGCGCTGCACCTGCTGGTCAACCTGACCATCGGGGTCGGGGTGGCGGCCGGGCTCGTCCAGTGGCTGGTGTCCCGACGGTTCCGGCGGCTCTACGAGGAGCAGGCGGTGGCGGCATGA
- a CDS encoding winged helix-turn-helix domain-containing protein — protein sequence MDKKTPAGGRPAPRTVRLDGRQVRVLAHPLRMRLLGALRLEGPATATALAGTLDTNTGATSYHLRQLAEVGLVAEAPELGTRRQRWWRAVHEISDFEPTDFDDDPDARAAVEWIQADQVRHLAEQARRWTAVAHRHDRAWRDAAGMGDAVLTLDAARLRALNDELWQVLMRYRDETEPGVAGAQAVHVFLAAYPRVEEGR from the coding sequence ATGGACAAGAAGACTCCCGCCGGTGGCCGGCCCGCGCCACGCACCGTCCGTCTCGACGGCCGGCAGGTCCGCGTCCTGGCCCACCCGCTGCGGATGCGCCTGCTCGGCGCCCTGCGGCTGGAGGGCCCGGCCACCGCCACCGCCCTGGCCGGCACGCTGGACACCAACACCGGTGCCACCAGCTACCACCTTCGGCAGCTCGCCGAGGTGGGGCTGGTCGCCGAGGCACCCGAGCTGGGCACCCGCCGGCAGCGCTGGTGGCGGGCCGTGCACGAGATCAGCGACTTCGAGCCCACCGACTTCGACGACGACCCCGACGCGCGGGCCGCCGTCGAGTGGATCCAGGCCGACCAGGTGCGGCACCTGGCCGAGCAGGCGCGACGCTGGACGGCCGTCGCCCACCGGCACGACCGGGCGTGGCGGGACGCCGCAGGCATGGGTGACGCCGTGCTCACCCTCGACGCCGCCCGGCTGCGGGCGCTCAACGACGAACTGTGGCAGGTGCTGATGCGCTACCGCGACGAGACCGAGCCGGGCGTGGCAGGCGCGCAGGCCGTCCACGTCTTCCTGGCCGCCTACCCACGGGTGGAGGAGGGCCGGTGA
- a CDS encoding lysylphosphatidylglycerol synthase domain-containing protein, whose translation MTRARLWTVLRVVGYAAVLVFLGWQVWRVRHGLGESLRSVGWGTALAAGVLAAVGGVPGFFGWRLLLAGLGSRLSLRDSAWVFFLAGLTRYLPGGVWPTVAHAALARPLRQPPARLAAAFLTSQGLGVVAGLVVGVLALPWLVTGNPWWLLLLPLTGAALVPVFAPRLLAGLLGAAARLLRRGAPTDEPGRAGSGPVLPTRPVLLAATGLMLLGWLISGLHITVLALAFGADPVRAVGIGVGGFALSVVAGIAAVVMPTGLGVREVALAVTLGSLVGGPDLVTVVALSRVLLTVGDVGSTAVVLALLTAIRRPPADGRTAGEPAVGPPVAV comes from the coding sequence GTGACCCGGGCGCGGCTGTGGACGGTGCTGCGCGTCGTCGGGTACGCCGCCGTGCTGGTCTTCCTCGGCTGGCAGGTGTGGCGGGTCCGGCACGGGCTGGGGGAGAGCCTGCGCTCGGTGGGATGGGGCACCGCCCTCGCGGCGGGGGTCCTCGCCGCCGTCGGCGGGGTGCCCGGGTTCTTCGGCTGGCGGCTGCTGCTGGCCGGCCTCGGCAGCCGGCTGTCGCTGCGGGACTCCGCCTGGGTGTTCTTCCTCGCCGGGCTCACCCGTTACCTGCCCGGTGGGGTCTGGCCGACGGTGGCGCACGCCGCGCTGGCCCGCCCGCTGCGCCAGCCGCCGGCCCGGCTGGCCGCCGCGTTCCTGACCAGCCAGGGCCTCGGCGTGGTGGCGGGGCTGGTGGTGGGTGTGCTCGCGCTGCCCTGGCTGGTCACGGGGAACCCCTGGTGGTTGCTGTTGCTGCCGTTGACCGGGGCCGCGCTGGTTCCGGTGTTCGCTCCCCGGCTGCTGGCCGGTCTGCTGGGCGCGGCCGCCCGGCTGCTGCGACGCGGCGCGCCGACCGACGAGCCGGGCCGCGCGGGCAGCGGGCCGGTGCTGCCCACCCGGCCGGTGCTGCTCGCCGCGACCGGGCTGATGCTGCTCGGCTGGCTGATCAGCGGGCTGCACATCACCGTGCTCGCGCTCGCCTTCGGCGCCGATCCGGTGCGCGCGGTCGGCATCGGGGTGGGCGGGTTCGCCCTGTCGGTGGTGGCCGGCATCGCGGCAGTGGTCATGCCGACCGGGCTGGGCGTGCGCGAGGTGGCCCTCGCGGTCACCCTGGGCTCCCTCGTCGGCGGTCCGGACCTGGTGACCGTGGTCGCGCTGAGCCGGGTGCTGCTGACCGTCGGCGACGTCGGCTCGACCGCGGTCGTCCTGGCGCTGCTCACCGCGATCCGCCGCCCACCCGCCGACGGGCGAACCGCCGGTGAACCGGCCGTCGGACCGCCCGTGGCGGTGTGA
- a CDS encoding endonuclease/exonuclease/phosphatase family protein gives MSAVTQRAAPATAPPATPAAPGPVRAPWRRRLGATSVALAGAWLVFLVLHRLLSGRWWRWLLPELVPPLAFVAVPLLLLALALVAGPARRRVALLGAAGLLLGADLGGLNPAALRTPPPPPPDALRVVSWNTTVWNHDDDPDTFYASLTARRADVYLLQEYKPADDPAARDADLARLRREFPGYQIVARGELVTLSRHPIVGVFALPADPPPGADWQTEYREVKTLRTDLLVGSRTVSVYNAHILVPLDLSSPLRGHFHDRRREFFHRRETQYRALVADLDRNPLPTLLAGDLNTSPAMGDLAALTARLTDAGRASESLYPTSWSIAGQRWWRLDWSFVSPEWTVHGYRLRDPAGMSDHRVQELTLSLGGAR, from the coding sequence ATGAGCGCGGTCACCCAGCGGGCCGCCCCGGCGACGGCCCCACCCGCCACCCCGGCGGCCCCGGGTCCGGTCCGGGCACCCTGGCGCCGCCGGCTCGGTGCGACGTCGGTCGCGCTGGCCGGTGCGTGGCTCGTCTTCCTGGTGCTGCACCGGCTGCTCAGCGGCCGGTGGTGGCGCTGGCTGCTGCCGGAACTGGTCCCGCCGCTGGCCTTCGTCGCCGTGCCGCTGCTGCTGCTCGCCCTGGCCCTGGTCGCCGGACCGGCCCGGCGCCGGGTGGCCCTGCTCGGCGCCGCCGGGCTGCTGCTCGGCGCCGACCTGGGCGGCCTCAACCCGGCGGCCCTGCGCACCCCGCCGCCACCACCACCGGACGCGCTGCGGGTGGTCTCCTGGAACACCACCGTCTGGAACCACGACGACGACCCGGACACGTTCTACGCCTCGCTGACCGCCCGCCGCGCCGACGTGTACCTGCTCCAGGAGTACAAGCCGGCCGACGACCCGGCCGCGCGGGACGCCGACCTGGCCCGGCTGCGCCGGGAGTTCCCCGGTTACCAGATCGTCGCCCGGGGCGAACTGGTGACCCTGAGCCGTCACCCGATCGTCGGGGTGTTCGCGCTGCCGGCCGACCCGCCGCCGGGCGCCGACTGGCAGACCGAGTACCGCGAGGTCAAGACGCTGCGGACGGACCTGTTGGTCGGTTCGCGCACGGTGTCGGTCTACAACGCCCACATCCTGGTGCCGCTGGATCTCAGCAGTCCGCTGCGCGGGCACTTCCACGACCGCCGCCGAGAGTTCTTCCACCGGCGGGAGACGCAGTATCGGGCGCTGGTCGCCGACCTCGACCGGAATCCGCTGCCCACGTTGCTGGCCGGCGACCTGAACACCAGCCCGGCGATGGGCGACCTGGCGGCTCTCACCGCGCGGCTGACCGACGCCGGCCGGGCGTCCGAATCGCTCTACCCGACGTCGTGGAGCATCGCCGGGCAGCGCTGGTGGCGGCTGGACTGGTCGTTCGTGTCCCCGGAGTGGACGGTGCACGGCTACCGGCTGCGCGACCCGGCAGGCATGTCCGACCACCGGGTGCAGGAGCTGACCCTGTCGCTGGGCGGCGCGCGGTGA
- a CDS encoding glycosyltransferase family 2 protein translates to MSAAPTVAVVIPVYNAAKTLRQCLASVYAQTHPPVEVVVVDDGSTDGSPAVAAEFGCRLVVQPVNAGVSAARNAGVAASTSEVVFFVDSDVALAPDAVAAALAELAAHPDCGCVYGVYAPQPLIDDGPVERYRVLHLHHALSRAAGPVDSAIFALAAVPRRVLDTLGGFDEKLRSAEDDEYSERLLTRHDIRISTAVRGWHDEADRLLPLLDEQFRRAQLMPFSLRNRYRSRGLVFNPTLGVLAAGLTPLTVPAVLLHPVLALLPLLCLVGFVAADRPLFRLLRRTGGWRFLGLATGVHLLVNLAMIAGALVGAVRVVLDPSFGPSGRSARPAARPVDSKGW, encoded by the coding sequence GTGAGCGCCGCGCCCACCGTCGCGGTGGTGATCCCCGTCTACAACGCGGCGAAGACGCTGCGGCAGTGCCTGGCCTCGGTGTACGCCCAGACCCACCCGCCGGTCGAGGTGGTCGTCGTCGACGACGGCAGCACCGACGGCTCCCCGGCCGTCGCGGCCGAGTTCGGCTGCCGGCTGGTCGTCCAGCCGGTCAACGCCGGGGTGTCGGCGGCGCGCAACGCCGGGGTGGCCGCCAGCACCTCGGAGGTGGTCTTCTTCGTCGACTCCGACGTGGCCCTCGCTCCCGACGCGGTCGCCGCCGCGCTCGCCGAGCTGGCCGCCCACCCCGACTGCGGCTGCGTGTACGGCGTGTACGCCCCGCAGCCGCTGATCGACGACGGCCCGGTCGAGCGCTACCGGGTGCTGCACCTGCACCATGCGCTCAGCCGCGCGGCCGGACCGGTGGACAGCGCGATCTTCGCCCTCGCCGCGGTGCCCCGCCGGGTCCTCGACACCCTGGGCGGCTTCGACGAGAAGCTGCGCAGCGCCGAGGACGACGAGTACAGCGAGCGGCTGCTGACCCGCCACGACATCCGGATCAGCACCGCCGTGCGTGGCTGGCACGACGAGGCCGACCGGCTGCTGCCCCTGCTCGACGAGCAGTTCCGCCGGGCCCAACTGATGCCGTTCTCGCTGCGCAACCGGTACCGCAGCCGAGGGCTGGTGTTCAACCCCACCCTCGGGGTGCTGGCAGCCGGGCTGACCCCGCTCACCGTGCCCGCCGTGCTGCTGCACCCGGTGCTGGCCCTGCTGCCACTGCTGTGCCTCGTCGGCTTCGTCGCCGCCGACCGGCCGCTGTTCCGGCTGCTACGCCGCACCGGCGGCTGGCGGTTCCTCGGCCTCGCCACCGGCGTGCACCTGTTGGTCAACCTGGCAATGATCGCCGGCGCGCTGGTGGGAGCCGTCCGCGTCGTCCTGGACCCGTCCTTCGGCCCGTCGGGCCGCTCCGCCCGACCCGCCGCCCGGCCGGTCGACTCGAAAGGTTGGTGA
- a CDS encoding SGNH/GDSL hydrolase family protein, which translates to MTLVRRALATLAGVTALVLLATSPAAADPGPPPSSMASLGDSITRGFNACGWYVDCTSRSFSTGDNSTVNSHYLRIRAVNPAIGGRNVNAAKTGAKSADVYAQAGTAVSQGAGYVTVLIGANDACTSSEASMTPVSTFRSNIDAALNRLRAGLPNAKVFVISIPDIHRLWSVGRGSGSARTAWSLFGICQSMLANPTSTSQADVDRRTRVRQRVVDYNTQLAQACAAYGANCRFDGNAVFGYPFSLNQLSGWDYFHPNTSGQQVLANVSYAAGFRW; encoded by the coding sequence ATGACCCTCGTCCGACGCGCGCTGGCCACCCTCGCCGGCGTCACCGCCCTCGTCCTGCTCGCCACCAGCCCCGCCGCGGCCGACCCCGGTCCGCCACCGTCGTCGATGGCCAGCCTCGGCGACTCCATCACCCGCGGCTTCAACGCCTGCGGGTGGTACGTCGACTGCACGTCACGCTCGTTCAGCACCGGCGACAACTCCACGGTGAACAGCCACTACCTGCGCATCCGGGCGGTGAACCCGGCCATCGGCGGGCGCAACGTCAACGCCGCGAAGACCGGCGCGAAGTCGGCGGACGTCTACGCCCAGGCCGGCACCGCCGTCAGCCAGGGCGCCGGCTACGTCACCGTCCTGATCGGCGCCAACGACGCCTGCACCAGCTCCGAGGCCTCCATGACCCCCGTGTCCACCTTCCGGTCGAACATCGACGCCGCCCTCAACCGGCTCAGGGCCGGCCTGCCGAACGCCAAGGTGTTCGTGATCAGCATTCCCGACATCCACCGGCTGTGGTCGGTGGGTCGGGGCAGCGGCAGCGCCCGTACCGCCTGGTCGCTGTTCGGCATCTGCCAGTCGATGCTGGCCAACCCGACCTCCACCAGCCAGGCCGACGTCGACCGGCGGACCCGGGTCCGGCAGCGGGTCGTCGACTACAACACCCAGCTCGCCCAGGCCTGCGCGGCGTACGGCGCGAACTGCCGATTCGACGGCAACGCCGTCTTCGGCTACCCGTTCAGCCTCAACCAGCTCTCCGGCTGGGACTACTTCCACCCGAACACGAGCGGCCAGCAGGTTCTGGCGAACGTCTCGTACGCCGCCGGCTTCCGCTGGTGA
- a CDS encoding DUF998 domain-containing protein, with product MRRVPLWALLSAVAAPLLLIGGWTLAEARQTGGYDPVTDTISALAAVDADDRWIMTLGLVGLGLCHCVTAAGLRPLAPAGRLLLALGGVATVAVAATPLPAGAGSSTAGAGSSTPHALAAAIAFGALALWPALATRGARPRWLALTGVLVLAVGWFVVELTVGGPRVGLSERVAAGAEALCPLVVVLRLRLRLADA from the coding sequence GTGCGACGCGTACCCCTGTGGGCCCTGCTCTCCGCCGTGGCCGCGCCCCTCCTGCTGATCGGCGGCTGGACGCTCGCCGAGGCCCGCCAGACCGGCGGGTACGACCCGGTGACGGACACCATCAGCGCACTCGCCGCCGTCGACGCCGACGACCGTTGGATCATGACGCTGGGTCTGGTCGGTCTGGGTCTGTGCCACTGCGTGACGGCGGCGGGGCTGCGGCCGCTGGCTCCCGCCGGGCGGCTCCTGCTGGCGCTCGGCGGGGTCGCGACCGTGGCGGTGGCGGCCACTCCGCTGCCCGCGGGGGCCGGGAGTTCGACGGCCGGGGCCGGGAGTTCGACGCCGCACGCCCTGGCCGCCGCGATCGCCTTCGGCGCATTGGCGCTCTGGCCGGCGCTGGCGACCCGTGGTGCGCGGCCACGGTGGCTGGCTCTGACCGGCGTCCTGGTGCTGGCCGTCGGATGGTTCGTCGTCGAGTTGACCGTCGGCGGACCCCGCGTGGGACTGTCCGAACGGGTCGCCGCCGGAGCGGAGGCGCTGTGCCCCCTGGTGGTGGTGCTGCGGCTACGGCTGCGGCTGGCAGACGCCTGA
- a CDS encoding acyl-ACP desaturase, whose translation MTTLSQTALLLELEPVVERNLDRHLSMAKEWFPHEYVPWSEGRTFDGPLGGAPWQENDSTIPEVARTALIVNLLTEDNLPSYHHEIATLFGRDGAWGTWVHRWTAEEGRHGTAIRDYLSVTRAVDPVALERARMTHMSAGYVNAHGDEVLHSLAYVSFQELATRISHRNTGRVTGDPVCESLLARVAADENLHMVFYRNLLAAAFELAPSQAMRAVADVVADFQMPGVGIEGFARKSVAIALAGIYDLRLHRDEVVLPVLRQWDVFDVTGLDADGEAARDQLARHLDDLDRSATRFEERRAARQARLAVS comes from the coding sequence GTGACCACACTCAGCCAGACCGCGCTGCTGCTCGAACTCGAACCCGTGGTCGAGCGGAACCTCGACCGGCACCTGTCGATGGCCAAGGAGTGGTTCCCGCACGAGTACGTGCCGTGGAGCGAGGGGCGGACCTTCGACGGGCCGCTCGGCGGTGCGCCGTGGCAGGAGAACGACTCCACCATTCCCGAGGTGGCCCGCACCGCGCTGATCGTCAACCTGCTCACCGAGGACAACCTGCCGTCGTACCACCACGAGATCGCCACCCTGTTCGGCCGGGACGGGGCGTGGGGCACCTGGGTGCACCGGTGGACCGCCGAGGAGGGGCGGCACGGCACCGCCATCCGCGACTACCTCAGCGTGACCCGCGCGGTCGACCCGGTGGCGTTGGAGCGGGCCCGGATGACGCACATGTCGGCCGGCTACGTCAACGCCCACGGCGACGAGGTGCTGCACTCGCTGGCGTACGTCTCGTTCCAGGAGCTGGCCACCCGGATCTCGCACCGCAACACCGGCCGGGTGACCGGCGACCCGGTCTGCGAGTCGCTGCTGGCCCGGGTGGCCGCCGACGAGAACCTGCACATGGTCTTCTACCGCAACCTGCTCGCGGCGGCCTTCGAGCTGGCGCCGAGCCAGGCGATGCGGGCGGTGGCCGACGTGGTGGCCGACTTCCAGATGCCCGGCGTCGGCATCGAGGGCTTCGCCCGCAAGTCGGTGGCGATCGCCCTGGCCGGCATCTACGACCTGCGACTGCACCGCGACGAGGTGGTGCTGCCGGTGCTGCGCCAGTGGGACGTCTTCGACGTCACCGGCCTGGACGCCGACGGTGAGGCCGCCCGCGACCAGCTCGCCCGCCATCTCGACGACCTGGACCGCTCGGCCACCCGCTTCGAGGAGCGCCGTGCCGCCCGCCAGGCCCGCCTGGCGGTCTCCTGA
- a CDS encoding S1 family peptidase: MRPTRSSLRRAATIAVAGTLVAGSLLGTPAQAAPSSASPDAAATLSERLGARSAGAYADATGKMVVTVTDAVAARQVAAAGATPRIVKRGAAELNSATAELERSAKIPGTAWWTDPATNQVVVSVDPTVTGAKLERVKAAAARANGAVRIEKEAAPLSLRISGGQAIYAGGGGRCSLGFNVRSGSTYYFITAGHCTNISSSWYSNSSLTSLLGSRTGSSFPGNDYGIVRHSNPANAAGNVYLYNGRYQDITTAGNAYVGQRVQRSGSTTGLRGGSVTALNATVNYAEGSVSGLIRTNVCAQPGDSGGPLFAGSTALGLTSGGSGNCSTGGTTYFQPVLEVLNRYGVNVF; encoded by the coding sequence ATGCGACCCACGAGGTCATCGCTGCGCCGCGCCGCCACCATCGCCGTGGCCGGCACCCTGGTCGCCGGCTCGCTGCTCGGCACGCCGGCCCAGGCGGCCCCCTCGTCGGCGTCCCCCGACGCCGCCGCCACGCTGTCCGAGCGCCTCGGCGCCCGCTCCGCCGGCGCGTACGCCGACGCCACCGGCAAGATGGTGGTCACCGTGACCGACGCCGTGGCCGCCCGCCAGGTCGCCGCGGCCGGGGCCACCCCGAGGATCGTCAAGCGGGGTGCCGCCGAGCTGAACAGCGCCACCGCCGAGCTGGAGCGCTCCGCCAAGATCCCCGGCACCGCCTGGTGGACCGACCCGGCCACGAACCAGGTCGTCGTCTCGGTCGACCCGACCGTCACCGGCGCGAAGCTGGAGCGGGTCAAGGCCGCCGCCGCGCGCGCCAACGGCGCCGTGCGGATCGAGAAGGAGGCCGCCCCGCTGAGCCTGCGCATCTCCGGCGGCCAGGCCATCTACGCCGGCGGCGGCGGGCGCTGCTCGCTCGGCTTCAACGTGCGCAGCGGCAGCACCTACTACTTCATCACCGCCGGGCACTGCACCAACATCTCGTCGAGCTGGTACAGCAACTCCTCCCTGACCTCGTTGCTCGGCAGCCGGACCGGCAGCAGCTTCCCGGGCAACGACTACGGCATCGTGCGGCACAGCAACCCCGCGAACGCCGCCGGCAACGTCTACCTCTACAACGGCCGCTACCAGGACATCACCACCGCCGGCAACGCCTACGTCGGCCAGCGTGTGCAGCGCTCGGGCAGCACCACCGGCCTGCGTGGCGGTTCGGTCACCGCGCTGAACGCCACGGTCAACTACGCCGAGGGTTCCGTCTCCGGCCTGATCCGCACCAACGTCTGCGCCCAGCCGGGTGACAGCGGCGGCCCGCTGTTCGCCGGTTCCACCGCCCTGGGCCTCACCTCGGGCGGCAGCGGCAACTGCTCCACCGGCGGCACCACCTACTTCCAGCCGGTCCTCGAGGTGCTGAACCGCTACGGCGTCAACGTCTTCTGA